The DNA segment GGTCGGCCCGCGCAGATATATCTTGGATTGAGCGGCAAGGCACTAACCGCGAGAATTCGTGATCTTCTCAGCCTTATCGGACTAGAGCCAGACGTCTTCATTCACCGCCTGCCCTCCGAACTCTCAGGCGGCCAGAAGCAGCGCGTCGGCATCGCGCGCGCGCTCGCGGCCGAGCCACAAGTCATCATATGCGACGAGGTCACCTCAGCGCTGGACCAAATTGTTGCTGAGGGCATTCTAAAACTGCTGGATCGGCTCCAGAGTGAGTTCGATTTGGCTTATATGTTCATCACCCATGACCTTGCCACAGTGCGTGCGATAGCGGACGAGGTAGTCGTCATGCAGAACGGCCAAGTCATCGAACAGGGCCCTAAGGAACAAATGTTCCGGCCACCCCATCATCCGTATACAGACCTGCTATTGTCGTCGGTGCCGGAAATGGACCCCGACTGGCTAAGCAACCTTGTGAAGAAGCGTGCAACCGTTTCGTCTCCAACATAACACACAGGAAATGCCAGCACTCCTCGTGTGCTGGTTAAGGCGGCTTATTGGGATAAGTCCATGACTATATATCGAGACGGTCCGGCTTCACCGCTGTTCCGGCCTGTCACTCTTGAGGGCTCGCTCTCATTTGAAGAACTTGCACTGCATAAAGACGTGTCGGCTGAGCTGGCGCAGGCTGTCCCTTTTGCGCATTCAGGTGCGTGCGTAGCTTGGGGCATCCCGTTTGAAATTGAGCGGCCGATTTTTCTGCACGATCAGCGTACTACGATAAGAATTGCGTCAACCTTAGCTCGATGGTTCGTATTCCTACATGCCTCTGATATTCGGCCGCTTTCTGCCGATCGAAAAGGGCTAATTTCGCCTATGCGAGGTATAGGTCAGCTAGGTGAACATGCGGCCAACTATGTCCTGATTTACGACGACGGCTCCGAGGAGAAGGTGGAAATCCGGCGGCGACATCAAGTAGGATCATTTCTACAGCGGTGGGGCGAGCAATGCACTGAGGCTGTGCCAGCCATAAAACCTCGATCTTTGTCGTTCAAGGGGAGTGGCCAATGGGATTCGAAAAGGAACACAGCTGGTCTCCACAATCCTGTCGCGTGGGGCCTCCGGCAGTTGCAATTGGTTTTCGAGGATAATGGGCGGTGGATTAATTCTGTTTGGGCCCTCGAAAATCCCAATCCCGGAAAAGCTGTAGTAGGCCTTCGATTTGAGCCAGTCTCTGGCAGCTTGATCGTCTCCGGGCTGTCCGTAGGGAACAATCGCTCCATGCCCCTTCGCTGGAGAACACGGGCGAAGGTATTGTTAAGGGACTTTCCTCATGTTGGCTCCGAACCTGCTTTCGAGGAGCACACTCTACTAGACCAAATCCAACTCGATCTGGGTCAAGTTATCGCCGCGCACCCGCGGCTCGTATACCCGAGCGAGGAATGGGAAGGGACGCGTCAGAACCTTCAGCCGAACATAGCTTTCAATGAAGTCCTGGTGGAATACGCCGCTCACGAGGATGCTGAATTCCATTTGGCGGGCGATATCCGGGCCGCTCTTCGTAACCTTGAATCCACCTGCTCTCGCAATGGTGTTGCATTGGAGGTGGTAAAACCTGCAGACCAACGTGTGAGCCTACGCGTCGTTGAAAAAGGAACGAACACGGCTATTCCCGTCAAGCTTCACGTCCACGGCATGATGGGAGAGTATCTCGCTCCAGTAGACCGAAGTCGAAACCCGAACCCGCAATGGTTCGAGAATTACAGCCCAGATTTGTGCCACGGCACACACACCTCCACCTATATCTCAGGCCACACAACAATTGATCTGCCACTAGGAAATGTCTTCATAGAGATCACCAAAGGATTTGAGATCACGCCAGTCCGAAAAACAGTCGAGGTTACACGAGACACGACTGAAATTACGCTGGAAATTGAAAAGGCTCTTCACTGGCGTGAACAAGGGTGGGTAACTGCCGATACACACGTTCACTTCCTATCCCCGGCAACAGCTATGTTGGAGGGTGCAGCGGAGGGCGTAAACGTCATCAATCTCTTGGCCAGCCAGTGGGGAGAATTGATGACTAACGTTGGCGATTTCGATGGCCACACAACCTTTGGCACGAGAGCCGCCGGGGGCACTGGCGAATATCTGGTGCGGGTTGGCACAGAGAACCGCCAACATGTCCTCGGTCACATATCGCTTCTTGGCTATTCGGGGAACATGATCACGCCTCTCTGCTCCGGAGGTGCCGATGAATCCGCTATTGGCGATCCTGTCGATGTACTCTTGACCGAATGGGCACAAAAATGTCGGAAGCAGGGTGGCTTGGTTGTGCTGCCTCACTTTCCGGATCCCCGATTGGAGAACGCAGCGACAATTGTGCTTGGCGAAGCGGACGCCGTCGAAATGACTTCGTACAGTAACCTGTATAGTGGGATCGATGCCTATTCGCTGGCCGACTGGTATCGCTACCTAAACAACGGATACCTCATCCCTGCAGTGGCCGGAACCGATAAGATGTCCGCCCAATACGCCGTGGGAACGATCCGGACCTACGCAAAGATCACCGACAACCGAGAGTTTTCCTACGAGACGTGGATGGACGCTGTCCGTGCGGGGCATACGTTTGTCACTTCTGGACCTCTGATGGATATTGATGTCGACGGAAAACCTATGGGCAGCCGTTTTGGGCTGTCCTCATCGGGCGGCACAGTCACTGTCAGTTGGAACGCCGCAAGCGTAATCGTGCCAATGACCAGGATCGACCTTGTCGTCAACGGCGAGGTTAAGGAAAGCCGCACCCTCAAGCCGTGGCAAGATGCCGGCAGTTGGTCGGTGCGCATCCAGAAGAGTTCGTGGATCGCGTTGCTTGTTCGCGCAAAATACGACGACAAACCTGAAATGATCGCCACCCACTCGTCGCCCGTCATGATTGACGTCGAGGGATCTCATTTTTTCGCGGCGGCTGACGCGCTGACAATCCTGGAACAGATCGAGGGGTCGATGGCATACATCGACACAATCGGAACTCGCGCAGAGACGACACGGTACAAAGAGATGCGGCTTGTGCTCCAATCGGCGTACCGTCGCCTACACGATCAAATGCATCAAATGGGATACGATCACCCACACAGTGTCGGTACGCACCATTCCGAGCATGATTAGTGACGTACAGCAACCGCGCACCGGTTTTTGAAAAAGCAACGCTCGATGGACACTCCGATGATCATAAGTAAAACCACCAAACTAGCCTTCGTGGCAATTATGCTTGCATCTGCATGCAAGCCGGCATTGTCCCATATCGGCGTCAGCTCAGCTAATTCGTTTGCAGCGGGCTTTGCGCACCCGCTCTTCGGGCTTGACCACATCATGGTGATGGTCGCGGTCGGTCTGTGGGCGGCGCTGAAGGGCGGACGCGCCCTCTGGGCTTGGCCGGCGGCCTTCGTCGGCCTAGTGCTTGCTGGCGGCGCGCTAGGTATCGCCGGCGTGCCCGTTCCGTTCGTAGAGCCCGTCATCCTCGCCTCGATTGTGGTACTCGGCCTGCTAGTCGCTGCTGCGGCCGACTTGCCTGTAGCGACAGGGGCGGTCATTATCGGCCTCTTTGCGCTTTTCCACGGTCACGCGCATGGCACAGAGATTCCAGAGACTGCGGGGGGTCTCGAATATCTCGCCGGCTTTGCCCTCGCCACAGCACTCCTGCACGGCGTAGGTATCGGTTTGGGACTTGCCGGCCGGCGGTTTCGCGCCCTCGTACAACTGGCGGGGGCGGCGACCGCCGCAGTCGGCCTCGGCCTGATCTTTGGCGCGGTCTAGCCGGACTAAGATTCTAGCTGGGAATCACCAGACCTGAACGGCCTCAGCTGCCCGCTTACCAATAGCAGACGCGGCACACTAAGAGTATAACTTAACTTCTTCGACGCTTCTAAACCCTCGGCGAAGAACGACAGCGCGGAAACGTCGCCTGGCCCCAAGGTTCGCGAGCTGAAGAAAAAACTGCCGTCGTATTCGATTCCCCCCAACCCTAAGTCTTACCTCGGACAATGTCGAGTTCTCGAAATTCGACAACGACACGGTGAGAGCAGAAATCTTTGCATCCAGATCCAGCGAAACGAGGCACGCTCACCCCCCGCGGATCCGGCCCGCACGCCACGAGCTCGGCGTCTTGCAGTATTGCTTCTTGAAAACCTGAGAAAAGTGTCCGGTGCTGGAGAACCCGGTGGCAAAGGCAATTTCGGCGATCGCAAGCGGGCTCTGTTCGATCAGCCGCCGCGCGTGATCCAGCCGGATCCGGCGGTAGGTTTGCAGGAAGCCGGCGCTCAGATGCTGGGTCAAGAGGCGATCCAGATGGCGGGAGCTGATCGAGAGGAAATGCGCCATTGCTTCGCGATCGAGCGGATTTTCGATCGTCGCCTCCATCTTTTCAAGCGCGGCCAGCAGGATCGGATTGTGGGTGCCAAATCGCTCGGCCGCAGAACCGCGTTGCGGGTCAGATGGGTCGGCAATCGCGGTGTGAAGGTACCAGTCACTGACGCGGTTCGCAAAATGAGCACCCATGCGTTCCGCGATCAGCGCATGCATCATGTCGAGCGGAGCCACGCCGCCGCCGCAGGTTATGCGATCGCCGTCGATGACGTAGCGGGCCTGCCGGAGCGCTAAAGCCGGATAGGCCTCGCGCAGGACCGGGGCATGCTCCCAATGAATGGTGAAGTCCCTGTTGTCGAGCAGACCAGCGGCGGCCAGGAGATAGGCGCCACTCGAGATCGCACCGAGACGGACGCCGAGGCGCGACAGCCGCCGCAATGTGCCGAATAGCCTGTCCGCTTCCGCCCAGTTGCCGGGATCGCCGCCCGCGCAGACGAACACTGTATGGAATTCCGCTCCCACGGACGAAACATCATCGCAGGCGATGTCGATACCGCCCGAGCTCTGCACCGGCCGGCCACCCTGCGAAAGCTGCCTGATGGCATAGAGGCTGCGGCCTGCGAGCAGATTTGCGGCGCGCAAGGGTTCGCTCGCCGATGCGTAGGACATGAGCGCGAAATTCGGTAGTAGCAGAAAACCGAACTGCTGAGTTTGTCTATCCAATTCAACCGTCATGTCCGATCCATATAATAAATCGTCCCATATGTGGAACAAAAATGGTGGCGACCGGCATAGTCTGACCAGACTCTCCAGCTTGGACACGGGCAGCGATGCGATACTCCGCTCTTTCAATTTTTCTCAACGGCCTTCGCGGCAATACCGGGTGGGGCCTCGCCTGGCGCGCGCCGGAGCCCAAATCCCACTACGACGTGATCATCGTCGGCGGGGGCGGGCATGGCCTAGCGACGGCCTATTATCTTGCCAAGGAATTTGGCGTCACCAATGTCGCAGTGCTGGAGAAAGGCTATGTCGGCTCCGGCAATGTCGGGCGAAACACAACAATCATCCGCTCCAACTACCTGCTGCCGGGCAACAACCCCTTTTATGAACTGTCGATGAAGCTCTGGGAAGGCTTGGAGCAGGATTTTAATTTCAACGCGATGGTCTCTCAGCGCGGCGTGCTCAATCTCTATCATTCCGACGCGCAGCGCGACGCCTATACGCGGCGCGGCAATGCCATGCTGCTGCATGGCGTCGATGCGGAACTGCTCGACCGCGAGGCGGTCCGCGCCAAGCTGCCATTCCTCGATTT comes from the Mesorhizobium shangrilense genome and includes:
- a CDS encoding CehA/McbA family metallohydrolase encodes the protein MTIYRDGPASPLFRPVTLEGSLSFEELALHKDVSAELAQAVPFAHSGACVAWGIPFEIERPIFLHDQRTTIRIASTLARWFVFLHASDIRPLSADRKGLISPMRGIGQLGEHAANYVLIYDDGSEEKVEIRRRHQVGSFLQRWGEQCTEAVPAIKPRSLSFKGSGQWDSKRNTAGLHNPVAWGLRQLQLVFEDNGRWINSVWALENPNPGKAVVGLRFEPVSGSLIVSGLSVGNNRSMPLRWRTRAKVLLRDFPHVGSEPAFEEHTLLDQIQLDLGQVIAAHPRLVYPSEEWEGTRQNLQPNIAFNEVLVEYAAHEDAEFHLAGDIRAALRNLESTCSRNGVALEVVKPADQRVSLRVVEKGTNTAIPVKLHVHGMMGEYLAPVDRSRNPNPQWFENYSPDLCHGTHTSTYISGHTTIDLPLGNVFIEITKGFEITPVRKTVEVTRDTTEITLEIEKALHWREQGWVTADTHVHFLSPATAMLEGAAEGVNVINLLASQWGELMTNVGDFDGHTTFGTRAAGGTGEYLVRVGTENRQHVLGHISLLGYSGNMITPLCSGGADESAIGDPVDVLLTEWAQKCRKQGGLVVLPHFPDPRLENAATIVLGEADAVEMTSYSNLYSGIDAYSLADWYRYLNNGYLIPAVAGTDKMSAQYAVGTIRTYAKITDNREFSYETWMDAVRAGHTFVTSGPLMDIDVDGKPMGSRFGLSSSGGTVTVSWNAASVIVPMTRIDLVVNGEVKESRTLKPWQDAGSWSVRIQKSSWIALLVRAKYDDKPEMIATHSSPVMIDVEGSHFFAAADALTILEQIEGSMAYIDTIGTRAETTRYKEMRLVLQSAYRRLHDQMHQMGYDHPHSVGTHHSEHD
- a CDS encoding HupE/UreJ family protein — translated: MDTPMIISKTTKLAFVAIMLASACKPALSHIGVSSANSFAAGFAHPLFGLDHIMVMVAVGLWAALKGGRALWAWPAAFVGLVLAGGALGIAGVPVPFVEPVILASIVVLGLLVAAAADLPVATGAVIIGLFALFHGHAHGTEIPETAGGLEYLAGFALATALLHGVGIGLGLAGRRFRALVQLAGAATAAVGLGLIFGAV
- a CDS encoding GlxA family transcriptional regulator — its product is MTVELDRQTQQFGFLLLPNFALMSYASASEPLRAANLLAGRSLYAIRQLSQGGRPVQSSGGIDIACDDVSSVGAEFHTVFVCAGGDPGNWAEADRLFGTLRRLSRLGVRLGAISSGAYLLAAAGLLDNRDFTIHWEHAPVLREAYPALALRQARYVIDGDRITCGGGVAPLDMMHALIAERMGAHFANRVSDWYLHTAIADPSDPQRGSAAERFGTHNPILLAALEKMEATIENPLDREAMAHFLSISSRHLDRLLTQHLSAGFLQTYRRIRLDHARRLIEQSPLAIAEIAFATGFSSTGHFSQVFKKQYCKTPSSWRAGRIRGG